Proteins encoded together in one Cicer arietinum cultivar CDC Frontier isolate Library 1 chromosome 4, Cicar.CDCFrontier_v2.0, whole genome shotgun sequence window:
- the LOC101514772 gene encoding U-box domain-containing protein 44-like: MVGLELIPIGTILTVVTNQVLRTAHAASDVLIGKESFKALSKHLFDIEPVLKELQLQELNDSLPTRVALESLEKDVKKANNLVEKYKNRGRFYLLVKCRSIVEEVKQVTRDIGKSLATLPIANTGLQSRISDQVHRLQDEMQRVEFEASQSQLEIVDKLNQGLREQKQDQAFANDILEEIARAVGVPVEPSEIGKELASIKKEKEEAAIRKEKAEFVFLEQIIKLLSRADAARDYEEVKNQYFERLQVIERYGSREKYIMPLNSFLCCITGGVMVDPVSLCTGTTCERSAIEAWFYDGNQTDPETKEVLEDTSLRSNIPLRQSIEEWRELNYCLLIRSIRENLLLNCDLQESMSQMQALIKENSINKDWISIGELTDIVISKLGKSNDREVKMKILITLKDAVEGHARNKEKVAESQGWDHIISCLKSDSNISKAAIDLLHELLQDRSGWNQCFCKKLSDNHTAVPYLVTLAKDPENDSAEVACKILMELFEINESSIITAANCGWYKPLADRMIRGPDSRISMAKAIVNLDLDDSNLMLLGKEGVITPLIDMLSGSIESKDLSLSALVKLAGSHANKGIIASSGGVPLILDLMFSPRTRSFIAMKCSEILEKLSSSDDGIDFFVDGEGQQLELDSIITKLLVLQKTSNSGHSLRKPALRALLGICKFETSLVKKAILAANGVSLILPLLDDSDSEIRETAINLLFLFSQHEPEGVVEYLFKPRRLEALIGFLENDDNDNVQMAAAGLLANLPKSERKLTTMLIEMGGLDAIISILKTGKMEAKENALSALFRFTDPTNIESQRDLVNRGIYPLLIDFLNTGSVTAKAIAAAFIGDLSMSTPKLTVASKPKGCWFFKSSRVPLCAAHDSVCSVTSTFCLLEANALPGLIKLLHGEVHATAYEAIQTLSTLVLEEFPQRGARLLHESNAMRPLLEILNWGSESLKAEALGLMEKVFVSKEMVEYYGVTARSHLVCLTGMNIYGDGHLRRKAAKVLSLIERYSKSSSSSISGVFE, translated from the exons ATGGTAGGTTTGGAACTCATACCTATAGGTACAATATTAACTGTGGTAACAAACCAGGTTTTGAGAACAGCTCATGCAGCATCTGATGTTCTTATTGGTAAAGAAAGTTTCAAGGCCCTTTCAAAACATCTATTTGATATCGAGCCGGTCCTAAAGGAATTACAGCTTCAAGAATTGAATGATTCACTACCTACAAGAGTTGCTCTAGAGTCCCTTGAAAAAGATGTTAAAAAAGCAAACAATTTGGTTGAAAAGTACAAGAATCGCGGACGTTTCTACTTATTGGTTAAGTGTCGGTCCATAGTCGAGGAGGTTAAACAAGTCACGAGGGATATCGGAAAGTCTCTGGCTACACTTCCTATTGCAAATACTGGATTGCAATCAAGAATCTCTGATCAGGTTCATAGACTACAGGATGAGATGCAAAGGGTTGAGTTCGAGGCTTCGCAATCTCAGCTTGAAATTGTTGACAAGTTGAACCAAGGACTAAGAGAACAGAAACAAGATCAGGCTTTTGCGAACGACATACTTGAGGAGATCGCGAGGGCGGTTGGAGTGCCAGTGGAACCATCTGAGATAGGAAAAGAGTTGGCCAGCAttaagaaggaaaaagaagaagctGCAATTCGGAAAGAAAAGGCCGAATTTGTTTTCTTGGAGCAGATCATTAAGTTACTCTCTAGAGCTGATGCAGCAAGGGATTATGAAGAAGTTAAGAATCAATACTTTGAAAGGCTTCAAGTGATAGAGAGATATGGTTCAAGGGAGAAATATATCATGCCACTTAATTCTTTCCTTTGTTGTATAACTGGAGGTGTGATGGTTGATCCTGTTAGCCTTTGCACAGGTACTACATGTGAGAGATCTGCTATTGAAGCTTGGTTTTACGATGGAAATCAAACCGACCCGGAAACAAAAGAGGTTCTTGAAGATACTAGCTTAAGGTCTAATATTCCACTAAGACAGTCCATTGAAGAGTGGAGAGAACTTAATTACTGTCTCTTGATAAGGTCTATTAGGGAAAATTTGTTATTAAATTGTGACCTGCAAGAATCCATGAGCCAAATGCAGGCTCTAATAAAGGAGAATTCTATTAACAAGGATTGGATCTCTATTGGAGAGCTTACTGATATTGTTATCTCTAAACTTGGGAAGTCTAATGACAGAGAAGTGAAGATGAAGATTTTGATCACTTTGAAAGATGCTGTTGAGGGACATGCAAGAAACAAG GAGAAAGTGGCCGAGTCTCAAGGATGGGATCATATTATTTCGTGCTTAAAGAGCGACTCCAACATTTCAAAGGCAGCAATTGATTTGTTACACGAGTTACTTCAAGACCGATCTGGTTGGAATCAAtgtttttgcaaaaaacttTCTGACAACCATACTGCAGTTCCTTACCTTGTAACCCTTGCAAAGGACCCAGAAAACGATTCAGCTGAGGTTGCATGTAAGATTTTGATGGAGctttttgaaataaatgaaaGCAGCATTATCACTGCTGCTAATTGTGGCTGGTATAAGCCACTAGCTGATCGCATGATTCGAG GACCGGATTCGAGAATATCAATGGCAAAAGCTATAGTTAATTTGGATTTGGATGATTCAAATTTGATGCTCCTTGGCAAGGAAGGAGTTATAACTCCTTTAATAGATATGCTGTCTGGAAGTATCGAATCAAAAGATCTGTCATTGTCTGCGCTGGTTAAACTAGCCGGATCTCATGCTAACAAAGGAATTATTGCTTCCTCCGGCGGTGTTCCTCTTATTCTAGATTTAATGTTCTCTCCTCGGACGAGATCATTCATTGCCATGAAATGCTCGGAAATTCTTGAGAAGCTTTCTTCTTCTGATGATGGAATTGATTTCTTTGTTGACGGAGAAGGGCAACAGCTTGAGTTAGATTCCATCATCacaaaattattagttttgcaGAAAACTTCCAACTCAGGTCACAGCCTTCGTAAGCCTGCACTACGCGCTCTTCTCGGTATTTGCAAGTTTGAGACTAGTTTGGTGAAGAAAGCAATTCTTGCAGCCAATGGTGTATCTCTAATTCTTCCACTTCTTGATGATTCTGACTCAGAAATTCGAGAGACTGCGATAAACCTGCTATTTCTTTTCTCTCAGCACGAACCGGAAGGAGTAGTTGAATACCTCTTCAAGCCTAGAAGGTTGGAAGCTTTGATTGGATTTTTAGAGAATGATGACAATGATAATGTACAAATGGCTGCAGCTGGTTTACTAGCTAACCTACCGAAATCGGAACGAAAACTAACTACAATGTTGATTGAAATGGGAGGACTTGATGCAATCATAAGCATTTTAAAAACCGGAAAAATGGAAGCAAAAGAAAATGCTCTCAGCGCTCTCTTCAGGTTCACAGATCCTACAAACATCGAGTCACAACGTGATTTGGTTAACCGAGGAATATATCCATTGCTTATTGATTTTCTCAATACCGGTTCAGTCACAGCAAAGGCAATAGCTGCAGCTTTCATTGGCGATCTTTCTATGAGCACTCCAAAGCTAACAGTTGCATCCAAACCAAAGGGTTGCTGGTTTTTCAAATCATCGCGCGTTCCATTATGCGCAGCACACGACAGTGTGTGCAGTGTCACCAGCACATTTTGTCTCTTGGAAGCAAATGCTTTACCTGGTTTAATAAAGCTGTTACATGGTGAGGTTCATGCAACTGCTTATGAAGCAATACAAACACTTTCTACATTGGTTTTGGAGGAATTTCCACAAAGGGGGGCTCGTTTGTTGCATGAGTCAAATGCAATGAGACCCTTATTGGAGATTTTGAATTGGGGTAGTGAGTCCCTTAAGGCAGAAGCTTTAGGACTTATGGAGAAGGTGTTTGTGTCAAAGGAAATGGTGGAATACTATGGAGTGACAGCTAGATCACATTTAGTTTGTCTTACTGGCATGAATATATATGGAGATGGTCATCTTAGAAGGAAAGCTGCTAAGGTATTATCATTGATTGAACGTTATTCAAAGTCTTCATCATCTTCTATCTCTGGAGTTTTTGAGTGA